From a region of the Butyrivibrio sp. AE3004 genome:
- a CDS encoding glycosyltransferase family 2 protein has protein sequence MRNDIRLFMVIPCYNEQEVLPETSKRLEEKMGRLIKDGVIASSSRVVFVDDGSADTTWEQIDELHKKNPLFQGVKLSRNRGHQNALLAGLMTVRSVCDVAISMDADLQDDINAIDGMLEKYKEGAEIVYGVRSSRQTDTFFKRGTAQGYYKLMNKMGADIVYNHADFRLMSSEALEMLSEYSEVNLFLRGIVPMIGLKTDIVYYERAERFAGESKYPLMKMLSFAFEGITSLSVKPIRMISGLGVAIFSVSIIILIYSLVRHFTGNTIPGWTTTVLSIWAIGGLTMISLGVIGEYIGKIYLETKNRPRYIISEYLGDKDDFVNLIDVKISR, from the coding sequence GTTTATGGTAATTCCCTGCTATAACGAACAGGAGGTATTGCCGGAGACTTCAAAGAGACTTGAAGAAAAAATGGGTCGGCTCATAAAGGATGGTGTAATAGCATCATCAAGCAGAGTGGTATTTGTGGATGACGGTTCCGCAGATACCACCTGGGAGCAGATAGATGAACTACATAAGAAAAATCCTTTGTTTCAGGGAGTTAAGCTTTCCCGGAACAGAGGCCACCAGAATGCACTTCTTGCAGGATTGATGACTGTAAGAAGTGTATGTGATGTTGCGATTTCAATGGATGCCGATCTGCAGGATGACATTAATGCAATAGACGGTATGCTTGAAAAATATAAGGAAGGTGCTGAAATCGTTTACGGTGTAAGAAGCAGCAGGCAGACTGACACTTTCTTTAAACGGGGAACAGCTCAGGGGTATTATAAGCTCATGAATAAAATGGGCGCAGATATAGTATATAATCATGCTGATTTCAGACTTATGAGCAGTGAAGCACTTGAGATGCTCTCAGAATATTCTGAGGTTAATCTGTTTTTACGAGGGATCGTTCCCATGATTGGTTTAAAGACAGATATTGTTTACTATGAGAGGGCGGAGCGTTTTGCGGGAGAGAGTAAATATCCCCTAATGAAGATGCTTTCCTTTGCTTTTGAAGGAATTACTTCACTTAGTGTTAAACCTATACGAATGATTTCCGGACTGGGTGTTGCTATTTTTTCGGTCAGTATCATAATTCTCATCTATTCGCTTGTAAGGCACTTTACAGGTAATACAATTCCGGGATGGACAACAACTGTTTTATCAATTTGGGCTATTGGAGGTCTTACCATGATCTCTCTTGGCGTTATAGGTGAATATATAGGAAAAATCTACCTTGAGACAAAAAACAGACCGAGATATATAATCAGCGAATATCTTGGGGATAAGGATGATTTTGTTAATCTTATTGATGTGAAAATAAGCAGATAA
- a CDS encoding Mrp/NBP35 family ATP-binding protein, giving the protein MSEEKKKKTPEDFRKESEASFRVNLANGSSVKKVIGVVSGKGGVGKSLVTGLSACAMNKKGYKTAVLDADITGPSIPKMFGASQIKYADDNGNMIPSESENGIKLVSINLLMDNDTDPVIWRGPVIAGVVKQFWGEVNWGDIDYMFVDMPPGTGDVPLTVFQSLPVDGIIVVSTPQELVSMIVEKAVNMAKMMNVPVLGLVENMSYMNCPHCNKPIYVFGESKIDSYASANGLDVLARIPLDPEFSSKCDAGKIEEYEPDFMDSLVYKLEQL; this is encoded by the coding sequence ATGTCAGAAGAAAAGAAAAAGAAGACTCCTGAAGATTTTAGAAAGGAGAGTGAAGCAAGCTTTCGCGTTAACCTTGCAAATGGCTCCAGCGTAAAAAAAGTCATTGGAGTTGTCAGCGGTAAAGGCGGTGTAGGCAAGAGCCTTGTTACAGGCCTTTCAGCTTGTGCAATGAATAAAAAGGGCTATAAGACAGCTGTTCTTGATGCGGATATTACAGGCCCTTCAATCCCTAAAATGTTTGGAGCATCACAAATTAAATATGCTGATGACAACGGCAATATGATTCCTTCAGAATCTGAGAATGGAATAAAGCTTGTTTCTATCAACCTTCTTATGGATAACGATACAGATCCTGTAATTTGGAGAGGTCCTGTTATTGCGGGGGTTGTTAAACAGTTCTGGGGAGAAGTAAACTGGGGTGATATAGACTATATGTTTGTAGATATGCCTCCCGGAACAGGAGATGTTCCGCTTACTGTTTTTCAGTCTCTTCCGGTAGATGGAATAATAGTAGTTTCAACACCACAGGAACTTGTTTCCATGATTGTGGAAAAAGCAGTTAATATGGCAAAAATGATGAATGTTCCCGTGCTTGGCCTTGTTGAAAATATGAGCTATATGAATTGCCCCCACTGCAATAAACCGATTTATGTTTTCGGTGAGAGCAAAATTGACTCTTATGCTTCTGCAAACGGACTTGATGTTCTTGCCAGAATTCCTCTTGATCCTGAGTTTTCATCAAAATGTGATGCAGGAAAAATAGAAGAGTATGAGCCTGATTTTATGGACAGTCTTGTTTATAAGCTTGAGCAGTTATAA
- a CDS encoding AI-2E family transporter: MRWKPGKKQISIMVSVILCSLAIMLIYYVIFNGGKLTKALNHLFSILTPIIIGCVLGYILTPLLNMIEKKWIYSIYRFNGINLSEIQYFKKRKKVRQISVALTMILFFTVMYAMLMVLIPQLIKSIRDIIRNFPYYANNLQRFMDKYLDDNPAVRRAVDSLLEQYSTTINNMFKDFVVPNLSTMITTLSKSMMSIIQIFLYLIVGIVVAVYVLNSKETFIGQGKKLCYAFLRKEMANEVIGAFRYAHHTFTGFLMGKLVDSVIVGIICFIAISILKIPYPIVLAFGVGITNLIPFFGPYLGGGFGLILLIMINPFKALAFLIVIVILQQIDGNILGPLILGNSTGLSSFWVIFAIMLFGGIWGPIGWIIGVPVFACIYTLCGHVTMKKLRAKKLPRDTSVYIDTAYMDENGIVKLSEADNSKYYVHNEASTWRKIFKFYKKNKRYIEQVLPQKTDPVNDDTETENNEIRTGIGTDDKFDK; encoded by the coding sequence ATGAGATGGAAGCCTGGTAAAAAACAGATCAGCATAATGGTTTCTGTAATTTTGTGCAGTTTGGCCATTATGCTGATTTATTATGTGATATTTAATGGTGGTAAGCTCACTAAAGCATTAAATCACCTTTTTTCAATCCTTACTCCGATTATTATAGGATGTGTTCTTGGGTATATTCTAACCCCACTCCTAAATATGATTGAGAAAAAATGGATTTATTCAATTTACAGATTTAACGGCATAAATCTTTCTGAAATTCAATATTTTAAAAAGAGAAAAAAAGTAAGACAGATAAGTGTAGCACTTACAATGATTCTGTTTTTTACTGTGATGTATGCAATGCTAATGGTTCTTATTCCACAGCTTATAAAAAGCATTCGCGACATTATTCGTAATTTCCCGTATTATGCCAATAACCTCCAAAGATTTATGGATAAATATCTCGATGATAATCCTGCTGTCAGGAGGGCTGTGGATTCATTACTTGAACAGTATTCTACAACCATAAACAATATGTTTAAGGACTTTGTAGTTCCCAATCTTTCAACAATGATAACTACACTGTCAAAGAGTATGATGAGTATCATACAGATATTTTTATATCTTATTGTAGGAATAGTGGTTGCTGTATATGTCCTTAATTCAAAGGAAACATTTATCGGTCAGGGAAAAAAGCTTTGCTATGCATTTCTTAGAAAAGAAATGGCTAATGAAGTCATAGGTGCTTTCAGATATGCGCATCATACATTTACAGGATTTTTAATGGGAAAGCTTGTTGATTCTGTAATAGTTGGAATTATCTGCTTTATAGCTATTAGCATTTTGAAAATTCCATATCCTATTGTACTTGCTTTTGGAGTAGGAATAACAAATCTTATTCCTTTCTTTGGACCATATTTAGGCGGCGGTTTTGGTCTTATACTGCTTATAATGATCAATCCTTTTAAAGCACTTGCTTTTCTGATTGTAATTGTTATTCTACAGCAAATTGACGGAAATATTCTTGGCCCCTTGATTCTTGGCAATTCAACAGGTCTTTCAAGCTTTTGGGTAATTTTTGCAATTATGCTGTTTGGTGGCATATGGGGGCCTATAGGCTGGATTATAGGGGTTCCTGTATTTGCATGTATTTATACTTTATGCGGTCACGTAACTATGAAAAAGTTAAGAGCAAAAAAACTACCTCGTGACACTTCTGTGTATATTGATACGGCATATATGGATGAGAACGGAATTGTAAAATTAAGTGAAGCTGACAACTCTAAGTATTATGTTCATAATGAAGCATCTACCTGGAGAAAAATTTTTAAATTTTATAAGAAGAATAAAAGATATATTGAACAGGTGCTTCCTCAAAAGACGGATCCGGTAAATGATGATACGGAAACAGAAAATAATGAAATAAGGACCGGTATTGGAACAGATGACAAATTCGATAAATGA
- a CDS encoding branched-chain amino acid aminotransferase — translation MSKKNLDWSSIGFNYHVADYRYVSNYKDGKWDDGEITTDAKIVLSEDAGVLHYAQEVFEGLKAYETEDGHIVCFRPDLNASRMEDSAKRLEMPAFPAERFIKAVEEVVKANEDWVPPFGSGATLYIRPLMFATGNVIGVKPADEYQFRIFVTPVGPYFKGGAKPIVVKISDFDRAAPHGTGNIKAGLNYAMSLHAIVTAHEEGFAENVYLDAQSRTYIEETGGANILFVDEDGNLVVPKSFTDSILPSITRRSIVQVARDYLGLTVDERPVRLDEVHKFKEMGLCGTAAVISPVGKINDHGKEICFESGMDEMGPVIKKLYDTLTGIQMGEIEAPEGWVHVIK, via the coding sequence ATGAGTAAGAAAAATTTGGACTGGTCAAGCATTGGATTTAATTATCATGTAGCAGATTACCGCTATGTATCTAATTATAAGGATGGCAAGTGGGATGATGGTGAGATTACAACAGATGCTAAGATTGTACTTAGTGAAGATGCAGGTGTTCTTCATTATGCACAGGAGGTTTTTGAGGGACTCAAGGCTTATGAAACAGAAGACGGACATATTGTCTGCTTCAGACCTGATCTTAATGCAAGCAGAATGGAAGACTCAGCTAAACGCCTTGAAATGCCTGCGTTTCCCGCAGAGAGATTTATTAAGGCTGTAGAAGAAGTAGTAAAGGCAAATGAGGATTGGGTTCCGCCTTTTGGAAGCGGTGCTACTCTTTATATCAGACCTTTGATGTTTGCAACAGGCAATGTTATCGGAGTTAAGCCTGCTGATGAATATCAGTTTAGAATTTTTGTAACACCTGTAGGACCTTACTTCAAAGGTGGAGCTAAGCCAATCGTTGTAAAAATAAGTGATTTTGACAGAGCAGCTCCGCATGGAACGGGTAACATTAAGGCAGGACTCAACTATGCAATGAGCCTTCATGCTATTGTTACAGCTCATGAAGAAGGCTTTGCAGAGAATGTTTACCTTGATGCACAGAGCAGAACATACATTGAAGAGACCGGTGGTGCTAATATTCTTTTTGTTGATGAAGACGGAAATCTTGTAGTTCCCAAATCCTTCACAGACTCCATTCTTCCTTCAATAACAAGAAGATCAATTGTACAGGTTGCCAGAGACTATCTTGGACTTACTGTTGATGAAAGACCTGTAAGATTGGATGAAGTTCATAAATTTAAGGAAATGGGCTTGTGTGGTACAGCTGCAGTTATCAGTCCTGTTGGTAAAATTAATGATCATGGCAAGGAAATCTGCTTTGAATCAGGAATGGATGAGATGGGACCTGTTATTAAAAAGCTTTATGATACTCTTACAGGTATTCAGATGGGTGAAATAGAAGCTCCCGAAGGTTGGGTACACGTAATCAAATAA
- a CDS encoding NusG domain II-containing protein, with the protein MERRVKTYILLLTVIILSLLLLIFGKIFSKNGTKAVISVNGEIIKELPLDIDTEFEVKSENGDINIIEIGNGYCYVKSANCPDKLCINQGEISKAGESIICLPHKVVVTIEGNGNIDSMVR; encoded by the coding sequence ATGGAAAGAAGAGTTAAAACATACATTCTTCTGCTTACTGTCATTATTCTTTCTTTGCTACTACTAATTTTTGGGAAAATTTTTTCTAAAAATGGTACCAAAGCGGTAATATCGGTTAACGGCGAAATAATAAAGGAATTACCTCTTGATATAGACACTGAATTTGAAGTAAAAAGCGAAAATGGTGATATAAATATAATAGAAATCGGAAATGGGTATTGTTATGTTAAAAGTGCTAACTGCCCGGATAAGCTTTGTATAAATCAGGGAGAAATATCAAAAGCAGGTGAATCAATAATATGTCTTCCGCATAAAGTTGTTGTAACAATTGAGGGTAATGGTAACATTGATTCGATGGTAAGATAG
- a CDS encoding ABC transporter ATP-binding protein has translation MKMYGRKWKFPRTRLEWLWDNMEGYRLIYVISILGTVAYNMMQLTVPFFSSQIVDKFLTGPEARVYFNEHSEEFYRLLIMMIAFTILRCFIVYIDCYGYEKVSQGVLFRIRNYLYDKIQRQDMKFYSTYRTGDLMTRVTGDLDAVRHMVAWVIRMVVEAISLITAVGIYFLFMNWKMALCLLAVAPVIFIVIIKFKTEVAPMHALLREKLAAMNTIAQENISGNRVVKAFAREDYEIEQFDKCNKDYRDTNKKTANIWIKYFPIVETFANLLPVILLLIGGLFLINSEMTMGEYVAFSGLIWAIANPMRQLGNVMNEFQRFSAAAVKVMEIYYSEPEIVDKEYTALMPNRFDGKVEFKDVSFMYTDGKLPVLKHISFTAMPGQTIAIMGETGCGKTSLIHLIPRFYEPTEGQVLIDGVNVQDIKLMQLRKNIGLATQDVLLYSDTIDGNIAYGDQFLSKEDVLKYAKYSQASDFIAKMPEGYETIVGERGVGLSGGQKQRISLARALAVRPSILILDDTTSAVDLETEKAIQENLDSLDFKCTKIIIAQRISTTKNADQILIMQHGEITERGTHEELIKKGGYYADLVKLQMGA, from the coding sequence ATGAAAATGTATGGCAGAAAATGGAAGTTTCCAAGGACAAGACTGGAATGGCTTTGGGATAATATGGAGGGCTATAGGCTAATTTATGTTATCTCTATATTGGGTACTGTTGCCTATAATATGATGCAGCTTACAGTACCGTTTTTTTCATCACAGATAGTAGATAAGTTTTTAACGGGTCCCGAAGCCAGAGTATATTTTAATGAGCATTCTGAAGAGTTTTACAGATTGCTGATAATGATGATCGCATTTACGATTCTTAGATGCTTTATTGTTTATATTGACTGCTACGGATATGAGAAGGTGTCCCAGGGAGTTTTATTCAGGATAAGAAATTATCTTTATGACAAGATACAAAGACAGGATATGAAGTTTTACAGTACTTACAGAACCGGAGATTTAATGACCAGAGTAACCGGTGACCTTGATGCAGTACGTCATATGGTTGCATGGGTCATACGAATGGTTGTTGAAGCCATCTCTTTGATAACCGCGGTTGGCATATATTTTCTGTTCATGAACTGGAAAATGGCATTATGTTTACTTGCTGTAGCTCCTGTAATTTTTATTGTGATCATAAAGTTTAAAACAGAAGTAGCCCCCATGCATGCACTTCTTCGTGAAAAGCTTGCTGCAATGAATACAATTGCTCAGGAAAATATATCAGGAAATCGTGTTGTTAAAGCTTTTGCACGAGAAGATTATGAGATAGAACAATTCGATAAATGCAATAAGGATTACAGAGATACAAATAAAAAGACAGCAAATATCTGGATTAAATATTTTCCGATAGTTGAAACATTTGCTAACCTGTTACCGGTTATTCTTCTTTTGATAGGTGGTCTTTTTTTGATAAATTCCGAAATGACAATGGGAGAATATGTTGCTTTTTCCGGACTTATCTGGGCTATAGCCAACCCAATGAGACAGCTTGGAAACGTTATGAACGAATTTCAGAGATTTTCAGCTGCAGCTGTAAAGGTTATGGAAATTTACTATTCAGAACCGGAAATAGTTGACAAGGAATATACTGCACTTATGCCTAACAGATTTGACGGCAAAGTTGAATTTAAAGATGTAAGCTTTATGTACACAGATGGAAAGCTTCCTGTATTAAAACATATTTCATTTACTGCTATGCCTGGACAGACAATTGCGATTATGGGAGAGACAGGGTGCGGTAAAACATCACTTATACATTTGATTCCAAGATTTTATGAGCCTACTGAGGGGCAGGTTCTTATTGATGGTGTTAATGTGCAGGACATAAAACTCATGCAGCTTAGAAAAAATATAGGACTTGCGACACAGGATGTTCTGCTGTACTCCGATACGATAGACGGAAATATTGCATACGGTGATCAGTTCCTAAGTAAGGAAGATGTACTAAAATACGCAAAGTATTCGCAGGCTTCTGATTTTATTGCCAAAATGCCTGAGGGCTATGAAACAATTGTCGGCGAGCGGGGTGTTGGACTGTCAGGTGGCCAAAAGCAGAGAATATCTCTCGCAAGAGCACTCGCAGTAAGGCCTTCAATTCTTATACTTGATGATACAACTTCCGCTGTGGACCTTGAGACTGAGAAGGCTATACAGGAAAATCTTGATTCGCTTGATTTTAAATGTACAAAGATAATAATAGCCCAGAGAATTTCAACAACAAAAAATGCAGACCAGATTCTGATCATGCAGCATGGAGAAATAACAGAACGCGGTACACATGAAGAACTGATTAAAAAGGGTGGCTATTACGCCGATCTTGTAAAATTACAAATGGGGGCATAA
- a CDS encoding ABC transporter ATP-binding protein, producing the protein MARNTYKQDEILEEPFDIKHLLRASEYIKKHLLKMLIAFSLSGIAGITALVNPIIVRKALDAAIPENNKNMLFYLVCLSVFFYALSILFSTIRSKIMVSVSQDIIYQIRHDLYEHLQALPFQYYDDRPHGKILVRVVNYVNSVSDMLSNGLINVVLEILNLIFIVIFMFAVDVQLSLVVLGGVPILMIFMFWIKEKQRKAWQMVSNKNSNLNAYLQENIVGARITQIFAREDENAKIFKELSGDCRKTWMKAIFYSTLVWPGIDTISVFVRAAIYFFGLVIFAGGNQTLGTIVAISSYASRFWQPIMNLGNIFNGFINNIAYLERIFETMDEPVTINDSDDAVKMKQLKGKVEFENVSFSYEKGEEVLHNVSFSVEPGESVALVGPTGAGKSTIVSLISRFYNVDSGRILIDGQDISKVTLKSLREQMGIMLQDSFIFSGTIEDNIRYGKLDATSKEIIKASETVCADPFIRNMSNGYDTEVKERGSLLSQGQKQLISFARTLLSDPAILVLDEATSSIDVQTEKDLQKGLNAMLSGRTSFIIAHRLSTITGCDKIMYINNGGITECGTHEELMAKKGDYYHLYTAQIEDIEGKAG; encoded by the coding sequence ATGGCTAGGAATACATATAAGCAGGATGAAATATTAGAAGAACCTTTTGATATAAAGCATTTATTAAGAGCTTCTGAGTATATAAAGAAGCATCTGTTAAAAATGCTAATCGCCTTTTCTTTAAGTGGCATTGCCGGAATAACAGCACTCGTTAATCCGATAATAGTCAGGAAAGCACTGGATGCAGCTATACCGGAAAACAATAAGAATATGCTTTTTTATCTTGTATGCCTTTCTGTGTTTTTCTATGCATTAAGCATATTATTTTCAACAATAAGGTCTAAAATAATGGTCAGTGTCAGTCAGGATATTATCTATCAGATAAGACACGATCTTTATGAGCATTTGCAGGCGCTTCCTTTTCAGTATTATGATGACAGACCGCACGGAAAGATTCTGGTAAGGGTCGTAAACTATGTAAATTCTGTTTCAGATATGCTTAGTAACGGATTGATTAACGTAGTGCTTGAAATACTTAATCTTATTTTTATAGTCATATTCATGTTTGCCGTAGATGTTCAGCTAAGCCTTGTAGTGCTTGGCGGTGTGCCGATTCTAATGATATTTATGTTCTGGATAAAAGAAAAGCAAAGAAAAGCATGGCAGATGGTTTCAAATAAGAATTCAAATCTGAATGCATATCTGCAGGAGAATATCGTCGGAGCTCGTATTACTCAGATTTTTGCAAGAGAAGATGAAAACGCAAAAATTTTCAAAGAACTTTCGGGAGACTGCAGAAAAACCTGGATGAAAGCAATCTTTTACAGTACTTTAGTATGGCCCGGAATTGATACAATTTCCGTATTTGTAAGAGCTGCGATATATTTCTTTGGACTTGTGATTTTTGCAGGAGGTAATCAGACACTTGGAACAATAGTAGCAATTTCCAGTTATGCTTCCAGATTCTGGCAGCCAATAATGAACCTTGGAAATATTTTTAATGGTTTTATTAATAATATCGCATATCTTGAGCGTATTTTTGAAACGATGGATGAACCGGTAACAATTAATGATTCCGATGATGCAGTAAAAATGAAGCAGCTTAAAGGAAAAGTAGAATTTGAAAACGTCTCATTTTCCTACGAAAAGGGTGAGGAAGTATTACATAATGTTTCTTTCTCTGTTGAGCCCGGTGAAAGCGTGGCACTTGTGGGACCTACAGGAGCAGGAAAGAGTACTATCGTAAGCCTTATTTCAAGATTTTATAATGTTGACAGCGGAAGAATTCTTATAGATGGTCAGGATATTTCTAAGGTAACACTGAAATCTCTCAGAGAACAGATGGGAATAATGCTTCAGGACAGCTTTATTTTTTCAGGTACCATAGAAGACAATATACGATACGGAAAACTGGACGCTACTTCAAAAGAAATAATAAAAGCTTCGGAAACGGTATGTGCCGATCCCTTTATCAGAAATATGAGCAATGGTTACGATACAGAAGTTAAGGAGAGAGGTTCACTACTTTCACAGGGACAAAAACAGCTTATATCATTTGCAAGAACGCTGCTTTCAGATCCTGCTATTCTTGTTTTGGATGAAGCTACTTCCAGTATTGATGTTCAGACTGAAAAAGATCTGCAGAAGGGCCTTAATGCTATGCTTTCCGGAAGAACAAGCTTTATTATTGCCCATAGGCTTTCAACAATTACAGGCTGCGACAAAATAATGTATATAAATAACGGTGGTATCACAGAGTGCGGAACTCATGAGGAACTAATGGCTAAAAAAGGAGATTATTACCATCTTTATACTGCTCAGATCGAGGATATTGAGGGAAAAGCAGGATAA
- a CDS encoding STAS domain-containing protein, with translation MLNIKKDLQDKQLVVGLEGRLDTTTAPTLEEELKSALAGVENLVFDLSSLEYISSAGLRVLLSSQKTMNKQGKMVVKNVSEEVNEIFEVTGFSDILTIE, from the coding sequence ATGTTAAACATTAAAAAAGATTTACAGGATAAACAATTGGTAGTTGGCCTTGAAGGCAGACTTGATACAACTACGGCACCAACACTTGAGGAAGAACTGAAGTCAGCTCTTGCAGGTGTTGAGAATCTTGTATTTGATCTTTCCAGTCTGGAATATATTTCCAGTGCAGGTCTTCGTGTCCTTTTGTCTTCTCAGAAAACAATGAACAAGCAGGGCAAAATGGTTGTTAAGAACGTTTCAGAGGAAGTTAATGAGATTTTTGAAGTAACAGGCTTTTCTGATATTCTTACGATAGAATGA
- a CDS encoding ATP-binding protein — MVKLKGKDMKELVVDATIENLTQVLEFIDTELENAECDMKNQVKIDMAVEELYVNIAHYAYHDKIGKAQILFDVDSDNRVIITLIDSGVHYDPLAKDDPDISLSAEEREIGGLGIYMVKQSMDEVLYEYTDGQNKTTIIKNL, encoded by the coding sequence TTGGTTAAGCTAAAGGGTAAGGACATGAAAGAACTTGTAGTTGATGCAACAATCGAAAATCTGACGCAGGTACTTGAGTTTATTGATACTGAGCTTGAAAATGCAGAATGCGATATGAAAAATCAGGTTAAGATTGATATGGCTGTCGAGGAATTATACGTTAATATTGCTCATTATGCCTATCATGATAAAATCGGGAAAGCGCAGATACTTTTCGATGTGGACAGTGATAATCGTGTAATTATTACGCTGATTGACAGTGGGGTGCACTACGATCCGCTTGCCAAGGACGATCCGGATATTTCTCTTTCAGCAGAGGAGAGAGAAATAGGTGGTTTAGGAATCTATATGGTTAAACAAAGTATGGATGAAGTTTTGTATGAATATACAGATGGGCAAAATAAGACCACGATCATAAAGAATCTGTAA
- a CDS encoding PP2C family protein-serine/threonine phosphatase encodes MDFISKKQKQRAILASIIYLVLLLLSVQFVFVRGLSDLKPVYIFNISGDIFGMFMGYILYICCLIDVQKTGNDLKWFLYLLNAAYFGVFTDSVAWLVDGVRELSYINFADNLLYYLCAPLEVFFFWKYTKNFLDIDKKTIKLIDGFQFYGCLVSILLSVSNVFTKFYFYVDQEGFYHRTDYYLISLIYVSFSIICTLTVIVLERKKLQSYQIVTLFMYVLGPTIVSIITVRIYGLSIINGVIMLFLLLMYCILNVVQGREKAIADRDLALASGIQEHILPRLFPPFPERIEFDLYASMTPAKEVGGDFYDFFMIDQDHLAIVIADVSGKGVPAALFMMVARAIIKNQTLYSRKMNPSTILSKVNNQLCEGNDLELFVTAWLGILTVSEGRLRYANAGHEYPCLKKNNGSFEIVKEKHSPPLAAMEGLVFRGGEIYLDKGDTLYIYTDGVTEATNSKNDLFGTDRMLSALNENMEASPAELDKKVRERIYQFVKDAPQFDDITMLCLKFNGSN; translated from the coding sequence ATGGATTTTATTTCTAAAAAGCAAAAACAAAGGGCTATTTTGGCCTCAATTATTTATCTGGTTCTTTTATTATTGAGCGTTCAATTTGTCTTTGTAAGGGGACTTTCAGATCTCAAACCTGTATATATTTTTAATATAAGCGGTGATATTTTTGGCATGTTTATGGGGTATATACTCTACATATGCTGTCTTATAGATGTCCAAAAAACAGGTAATGATCTTAAGTGGTTTTTATATCTTTTAAATGCTGCATATTTCGGTGTTTTTACTGATTCGGTTGCCTGGCTTGTTGATGGTGTTCGGGAGCTTTCGTACATAAATTTTGCAGATAATCTGTTGTACTATTTGTGTGCTCCTTTAGAGGTTTTCTTTTTTTGGAAATACACAAAGAACTTTCTTGATATTGATAAGAAAACCATAAAACTGATTGATGGTTTTCAATTTTATGGTTGTTTAGTATCCATTCTTTTAAGCGTATCAAATGTTTTTACAAAATTTTATTTTTATGTTGACCAGGAAGGCTTCTACCACAGGACTGATTACTATCTTATTTCATTGATTTATGTTTCCTTTTCAATAATTTGTACACTGACTGTGATCGTATTGGAGAGAAAAAAACTTCAGAGTTATCAGATTGTAACACTATTTATGTATGTTCTTGGCCCTACAATAGTATCAATTATTACAGTAAGAATTTACGGACTTTCTATAATCAATGGTGTCATAATGCTTTTTCTGCTTCTTATGTACTGCATACTTAATGTTGTGCAGGGAAGGGAAAAAGCTATTGCGGACAGGGACCTTGCATTAGCTTCCGGAATACAGGAGCATATTTTGCCAAGACTCTTTCCGCCTTTTCCGGAAAGAATTGAATTTGATTTATATGCATCCATGACTCCGGCAAAGGAAGTTGGCGGCGATTTTTACGATTTTTTTATGATAGATCAGGATCACCTGGCTATTGTTATAGCGGATGTTTCCGGTAAAGGAGTTCCGGCTGCTCTTTTTATGATGGTAGCAAGAGCAATTATAAAGAATCAGACATTGTATTCAAGGAAAATGAATCCCAGTACCATTCTTTCAAAGGTTAATAATCAACTTTGCGAAGGAAATGACCTTGAACTTTTTGTCACAGCATGGCTTGGGATTCTAACTGTTTCGGAAGGAAGGCTTCGGTACGCAAATGCAGGTCACGAATATCCATGTCTAAAGAAAAACAACGGGTCCTTTGAAATAGTCAAAGAGAAACATTCACCTCCGCTTGCTGCAATGGAAGGGCTTGTTTTTAGGGGCGGTGAAATTTATTTGGATAAAGGAGATACATTATACATCTATACAGATGGTGTTACTGAAGCAACAAATTCAAAAAATGATCTGTTTGGTACAGACAGAATGCTAAGTGCACTTAATGAAAATATGGAGGCATCGCCTGCTGAACTTGATAAAAAAGTAAGAGAACGTATATATCAGTTTGTAAAAGATGCACCGCAATTTGATGATATAACTATGCTTTGTCTTAAATTTAACGGAAGTAATTAA